In a single window of the Pongo abelii isolate AG06213 chromosome 1, NHGRI_mPonAbe1-v2.0_pri, whole genome shotgun sequence genome:
- the TCHH gene encoding trichohyalin → MSPLLRSICDITEIFNQYVSHDCDGAALTKKDLKNLLEREFGAVLRRPHDPKTVDLILELLDRDCNGRVDFNEFLLFIFKVAQACYYALGQATGLDEEKRARCDGKESLLQDRRQEEDQRRFEPRDRQLEEEPGQRRRQKRQEQEREIAEGEEQSEKQERLEHRDRQRRDEELWRQRREWQEQEERRAEEEQLQRCTGHETEEFPDEEQQRRRELQELRRECREEEQQQMRERQERVLQEEEEKEWRKCDRVLRKDEEKLQVEEPQRQRELQEKKEQLQKLDRQELKRERQEEEQQQQRLRREQQLRREQEERREQQLRREQEEERLEQQLRREQEEERHEQERREQRLKREQEERRDWLKREEEERHQQQERREQEERRKQQLKREQEEKREQEERRELWLKLEEEERREQQERREQPPRREQERREQRLKRQKEEERLEHRLRREQQLRREQEERREQLLKREEEERLEQEERREQRLKREQEERLEQRLKREEVERLEQEERREQRLKREEREKERRQQLLKREEQEERRQQQLRREQQERREQRLKREEEEERLEQRLKREREEERREQVLAEEEQEQAWQRIKSRTPKWQWQLESEADVRQSKVYSRPRKQEEQRRRQEQEEKRRRRERELQWQEEERAHRQQQEEEQRRDFTWQWQAEEESERDRQRLSARPPLREQRERQLRVEERQQWEQRFLQEEEEKEQRRRQRREREKELQFLEEEEQLQRRERAQQLQEEEDGLQEDQERRRSQEQRRDQKWRWQLEERKRRRHTLYAKPALREQLRKEQQLLQEGEEELQREEREKRRRQEQERQYREEELLQQEEEQLLREEREKRRRQERERQYREDEELQQEEEQLLGEEREKRRRQEREKKYREEEKLQQEEEQLLREEREKRRRQEWERQYRKDELQQEEEQLLREEREKRRRQERERQYREEEELQQEEEQLLGEEREKRRRQELERQYRKEEELQQEEEQLLREEPEKRRRQELERQYREEEELQQEEEQLLREEPENRRRQELERQYREEEELQQEEEQLLREEQEKRRRQERERQYREEEELQDQERKRRYRDEDQRSDLKWQWEPEKENAVRDNKVYCKRRENEQFQQLEDSQVRDRQSQQDLQHLLDEQQERSRWQQRDRHFPEEEQLEREEQKEAKRRDRKSQEEKQLLREEREEKRRRQETDRKFREEEQLLQEREEQQLRCQERDRKFREEELRPQEQERKFLEEEQRLRRQEQQRKFIKEEQQLRRQEREQQLRQDRDRKFREEEQLRQEREEQQLSRQERDRKFREEEQQVRRQERERKFLEEEQQLRRQERQQQLRQERDRKFREEEQLLQEREEQQLHCQERDRKFLEEEQQLRRQKREQQLRHDRDRKFHEEEQLFQEREEQQLHRQEHHRKFLEEEPQLRRQEREQQLRHDHDRKFREEEQLLQEGEEQQLRRQERDRKFREEEQQLRRQERERKFFQEEQQLRRQELERKFREEEQLRQETEEEQLRSQERDRKFLEEEQLRQEREEQQLRRQERDRKFLEEEQLRQEREEQQLRRQERDRKFREEEQLRQEREEQQLRRQQRDRKYRWKEQLQLEEQEEQRLRQERDRQYRAEEQFATQEKSRRQEQELWQEEEQKRRQEWERKLREEHIRRQQEEEQRRRQVGEIQSQEVKGHGRLLEPGTHQFASVPVRSSPLYEYIQEQRSQYRP, encoded by the exons atgtctccaCTTCTGAGAAGCATCTGTGACATCACTGAAATTTTCAATCAATATGTCTCTCATGATTGTGATGGAGCAGCATTAACTAAGAAAGACCTGAAGAACCTCCTTGAAAGGGAATTTGGAGCTGTGCTTCGG AGACCACATGACCCCAAGACGGTAGATCTGATCCTGGAACTTCTGGACCGTGACTGTAATGGGCGTGTCGATTTCAACGAATTCCTCCTATTTATTTTCAAAGTGGCTCAAGCTTGTTACTATGCTCTCGGCCAGGCCACGGGGCTGGATGAGGAGAAGCGAGCCCGGTGTGACGGAAAGGAAAGCCTGTTACAAGATCGCAGGCAAGAAGAAGACCAAAGGAGATTCGAGCCCCGGGACAGACAACTGGAAGAAGAACCTGGGCAACGACGCAGGCAGAAGAGGCAGGAACAGGAGAGGGAGATCGCTGAGGGAGAGGAGCAAAGTGAGAAACAAGAGCGACTTGAGCACCGCGACAGGCAGCGCCGCGACGAGGAGCTGTGGCGACAAAGGCGAGAATGGCAAGAACAGGAAGAGCGCCGTGCAGAGGAAGAGCAGCTGCAGAGGTGCACAGGTCACGAAACTGAGGAGTTTCCAGACGAAGAGCAACAGCGAAGGCGGGAGCTGCAGGAGCTGAGGAGGGAGTGCCGCGAGGAGGAGCAGCAGCAAATGCGAGAGCGGCAAGAGAGAGTGCtccaggaggaagaagagaaagagtggAGGAAGTGCGACAGAGTGCTCCGGAAGGATGAAGAGAAGCTGCAGGTAGAGGAGCCGCAACGGCAAAGAGAGCTCCAGGAGAAAAAAGAGCAGCTACAGAAGCTGGACCGTCAAGAGCTGAAGAGGGAGCGCCAGGaggaagagcagcagcagcaaaggcTGAGGCGCGAGCAGCAGCTAAGGCGCGAGCAGGAGGAGAGGCGCGAGCAGCAGCTGAGGCGCGAacaggaggaggagaggctggagCAGCAGCTGAGGCgcgagcaggaggaggagaggcacgaGCAGGAGAGGCGTGAGCAGCGGCTGAagcgggagcaggaggagagacGCGATTGGCTGAAGCgcgaggaggaggagaggcaccaGCAGCAGGAGAGGCGCGAGCAAGAGGAGAGGCGCAAGCAGCAGCTGAAGCGCGAGCAGGAGGAGAAGCGCGAGCAGGAGGAAAGGCGCGAACTTTGGCTGAAGCtcgaggaggaggagaggcgcgaGCAGCAGGAGAGGCGCGAGCAGCCACCAAGGCGGGAGCAGGAGAGGCGCGAGCAGCGGCTGAAGCgccagaaggaggaagagaggctcGAGCACCGGTTGAGGAGAGAGCAACAACTAAGACGCGAGCAGGAGGAGAGGCGCGAGCAGCTGCTGAAGCgcgaggaggaggagaggctcgAGCAGGAGGAGAGGCGCGAGCAGCGGCTGAAGCGCGAGCAGGAAGAGAGGCTCGAGCAGCGACTGAAGCGCGAGGAGGTGGAAAGACTCGAGCAGGAGGAGAGGCGCGAGCAGCGGCTGAAGCGCGAGGAGCGGGAGAAAGAGAGGCGCCAGCAGCTGCTGAAGCgcgaggagcaggaggagaggcgCCAGCAGCAACTAAGGCGCGAGCAGCAGGAAAGGCGCGAGCAGCGGCTGAAGCgcgaggaggaggaagagaggctgGAGCAGCGGCTGAAGCGCGAGCGTGAGGAAGAGAG GCGCGAGCAGGTGCTGGCTGAGGAGGAGCAGGAACAGGCCTGGCAGCGGATTAAAAGCCGCACCCCGAAGTGGCAGTGGCAGCTAGAAAGCGAGGCCGACGTACGGCAAAGCAAAGTCTACTCGAGGCCCCGCAAGCAGGAAGAGCAGAGGCGCCGCcaagagcaggaggaaaagaggcGGCGCCGGGAGCGTGAGCTGCAATGGCAGGAGGAGGAACGCGCTCACCGGCAGCAGCAGGAAGAGGAGCAGCGCCGGGACTTCACATGGCAGTGGCAGGCGGAGGAAGAGAGCGAGAGGGACCGTCAGAGGCTGTCGGCCAGGCCCCCATTGCGGGAGCAGCGGGAGAGGCAGCTGAGGGTCGAGGAGCGCCAGCAGTGGGAACAACGGTttctccaggaggaggaggagaaggagcagcGGCGCCGCCAGCGACGCGAGAGGGAGAAAGAGCTGCAGTtcctggaggaagaggagcagcTCCAGCGGCGGGAGCGTGCCCAACAgctccaggaggaggaggacggcCTCCAGGAGGATCAGGAGAGGAGGCGAAGCCAGGAGCAGCGCCGCGACCAAAAATGGAGGTGGCAactagaagaaaggaagagacgCCGCCACACGCTGTACGCCAAGCCAGCCCTAAGAGAGCAGCTGAGGAAGGAACAGCAGCTGCtgcaggagggggaggaggagctgCAGAGAGAGGAGCGAGAGAAGAGAAGGCGCCAGGAGCAGGAGAGACAATATCGCGAGGAAGAGCTgctgcagcaggaggaagagCAGCTGCTGAGAGAGGAACGGGAGAAAAGAAGACGCCAGGAGCGGGAAAGGCAATATCGGGAGGATGAGGAgctgcagcaggaggaagagCAGCTGCTGGGAGAGGAACGGGAGAAGAGAAGGCGCCAGGAGCGGGAGAAAAAATACCGCGAGGAAGAGAagctgcagcaggaggaggagcagctgCTGAGAGAGGAACGGGAGAAGAGAAGACGCCAGGAGTGGGAGAGACAATACCGCAAAGACGAGCTGCAGCAGGAAGAAGAGCAGCTGCTGAGAGAGGAACGGGAGAAAAGAAGACGCCAGGAGCGGGAGAGGCAATATCGGGAGGAAGAGGAgctgcagcaggaggaagagCAGCTGCTGGGAGAGGAACGCGAGAAGAGAAGGCGCCAGGAGCTGGAGAGGCAATATCGGAAGGAAGAGGAgctgcagcaggaggaagagCAGCTGCTGAGAGAGGAACCGGAGAAGAGAAGGCGCCAGGAGCTGGAGAGGCAATATCGGGAGGAAGAGGAGCTGCAGCAGGAGGAAGAACAGCTGCTGAGAGAGGAACCGGAGAACAGAAGGCGCCAGGAGCTGGAGAGGCAATACCGCGAGGAAGAGGAgctgcagcaggaggaagagCAGCTGCTGAGAGAGGAACAGGAGAAAAGAAGGCGCCAGGAGCGGGAGAGGCAGTATCGGGAGGAGGAAGAGCTTCAGGACCAGGAGAGGAAGCGGCGATACCGGGATGAGGATCAGCGCAGTGATCTGAAATGGCAGTgggaaccagaaaaagaaaatgcagttcGTGATAACAAGGTTTACTGCAAACGTAGAGAGAATGAACAGTTCCAGCAGTTGGAAGATTCCCAGGTGCGCGACAGACAATCCCAGCAAGATCTGCAGCACCTGCTGGATGAACAGCAAGAGAGGAGTCGCTGGCAGCAGCGCGACAGGCATTTCCCAGAGGAAGAACAGCTGGAGCGAGAAGAGCAAAAGGAAGCCAAAAGGCGCGACAGGAAGTCCCAAGAGGAAAAGCAGTTgctgagagaggaaagagaagagaagagacgcCGTCAAGAGACAGACAGAAAATTCCGCGAGGAGGAACAGCTGCTCCAGGAAAGGGAGGAACAGCAGCTGCGCTGCCAAGAGCGTGACAGAAAATTCCGCGAAGAGGAACTGCGCCCTcaggaacaagagagaaaatTCCTCGAGGAGGAACAGCGGCTGCGCCGCCAGGAACAGCAGAGAAAATTCATTAAAGAGGAACAGCAGCTGCGCCGCCAGGAGCGCGAGCAACAGCTGCGTCAGGACCGCGACAGAAAATTCCGCGAGGAGGAACAGCTGCGCCAGGAGAGGGAGGAACAGCAGCTGAGCCGCCAAGAACGTGACAGAAAATTCCGTGAAGAGGAACAGCAGGTGCGCCGCCAGGAACGAGAGAGAAAATTCCTGGAGGAAGAACAGCAGCTGCGCCGCCAGGAGCGCCAACAACAGCTGCGCCAGGAGCGCGACAGAAAATTCCGCGAAGAGGAACAGCTGCTCCAGGAAAGGGAAGAACAGCAGCTGCACTGCCAAGAGCGTGACAGAAAATTCCTGGAGGAGGAACAGCAGCTGCGCCGTCAGAAGCGCGAACAACAACTCCGCCACGACCGCGACAGAAAATTCCACGAAGAGGAACAGCTCTTCCAGGAAAGGGAAGAACAACAGCTGCACCGGCAAGAGCATCACAGAAAATTCCTCGAGGAGGAACCGCAGCTGCGCCGTCAGGAGCGCGAACAACAGCTGCGCCACGACCACGACAGAAAATTCCGCGAAGAGGAACAGCTACTCCAGGAAGGGGAGGAACAGCAGCTGCGCCGCCAAGAGCGTGACAGAAAATTCCGCGAAGAGGAACAGCAGCTCCGCCGTCAGGAACGAGAGAGAAAATTCTTCCAGGAGGAACAGCAGCTGCGCCGCCAGGAACTGGAGAGAAAATTCCGGGAGGAGGAACAGCTGCGCCAAGAGACGGAGGAAGAGCAGCTGCGCAGCCAAGAACGCGACAGAAAATTCCTAGAGGAAGAGCAGCTCCGTCAGGAAAGGGAAGAACAGCAGCTGCGCCGCCAGGAGCGCGACAGAAAATTCCTAGAGGAAGAGCAGCTCCGCCAGGAGAGGGAGGAACAGCAGCTGCGCCGCCAAGAGCGTGACAGAAAATTCCGCGAGGAGGAACAGCTCCGCCAGGAGAGGGAAGAACAGCAGCTGCGCCGCCAACAGCGTGACAGAAAGTATCGCTGGAAAGAGCAGCTCCAGCTTGAGGAACAAGAAGAGcagaggctgcggcaggagcGAGACCGGCAGTACCGGGCGGAGGAGCAGTTTGCCACGCAGGAGAAGAGTCGTCGTCAGGAACAAGAACTATGGCAAGAAGAAGAGCAGAAACGTCGCCaggaatgggaaaggaaattACGGGAAGAACACATCCGCCGCCAGCAGGAGGAGGAACAGAGGCGCCGCCAAGTCGGGGAGATACAATCCCAAGAAGTGAAGGGCCATGGGCGACTTCTGGAGCCCGGCACTCATCAGTTTGCCAGCGTCCCAGTGCGCTCCAGCCCTCTCTATGAGTACATCCAAGAGCAGAGATCTCAATACCGCCCTTAG